A window from Candidatus Arthromitus sp. SFB-rat-Yit encodes these proteins:
- a CDS encoding D-alanyl-D-alanine carboxypeptidase family protein, with amino-acid sequence MFKLLISIIFSLSVIFTSVSAEEINNYKIYGESYVVIDGDTNEVILSKNADAKMYPASISKLITAILLAEHKTKKDTLIFTSRAKEMPEYSVNLNYSSFDVGQELSADFVMKSILIFSANDMAQVVADNLSDELGKSFEEIMNDKLRELGLKNTYFKNAIGLHDDDHYSTAYDLALLLEAALKYDWIRETISIKETSVSLPNGSIIVYKNSNKLLGTDGMIGGKTGYTSRSGRNLVGAFEKDGKSYIITVLKSIYDSEDSYVFNDMENLKQIAEKQEKALLYEKGSVVSESFPLEYKLFGFFGPKKVAQVPLILNDNVYMYDNDYNKQNLSTNIYLKDNINIFTDFNKPIGTFEVLVSDSKSSYNLSVDMKPIILSNILIYTLSILLILVIIILIMIIIKRIRGKKRVKRIF; translated from the coding sequence ATGTTTAAATTGTTGATTAGTATTATTTTTTCTTTAAGTGTTATTTTTACTAGTGTTTCAGCTGAGGAAATAAATAATTATAAAATTTACGGAGAATCTTATGTGGTTATAGACGGAGATACTAATGAAGTTATTTTATCAAAAAATGCAGATGCAAAAATGTATCCAGCAAGTATTTCAAAATTAATTACTGCTATTTTATTGGCTGAGCATAAAACTAAAAAAGATACTTTGATCTTTACTTCTAGGGCTAAGGAAATGCCAGAATATTCTGTTAATTTAAATTATTCTTCGTTTGATGTTGGACAGGAATTAAGTGCAGATTTCGTTATGAAATCTATACTTATATTTTCTGCAAATGATATGGCACAGGTTGTTGCAGATAATTTATCCGATGAATTAGGAAAATCTTTTGAAGAGATAATGAATGATAAATTAAGGGAACTAGGACTTAAAAATACATATTTTAAAAATGCTATTGGTCTTCATGATGATGATCATTATTCAACTGCATATGATTTAGCACTTCTTTTAGAAGCAGCACTTAAATATGATTGGATACGTGAAACTATTTCAATTAAAGAAACAAGTGTATCTTTACCTAATGGATCTATTATAGTTTATAAAAATTCTAATAAATTATTGGGAACAGATGGTATGATTGGTGGTAAGACAGGTTATACATCTAGATCGGGAAGAAATCTTGTAGGAGCTTTTGAAAAAGATGGGAAATCGTATATAATTACTGTTTTAAAATCTATATACGATTCTGAGGATTCATATGTATTTAATGATATGGAGAATTTGAAGCAAATTGCAGAGAAGCAAGAAAAAGCATTATTATATGAAAAAGGTAGTGTTGTTTCTGAAAGTTTTCCATTAGAGTATAAGCTTTTTGGTTTTTTTGGACCTAAGAAAGTAGCTCAAGTTCCATTGATTTTAAATGATAATGTTTATATGTATGATAATGATTATAACAAACAGAATTTATCCACAAATATCTATTTAAAAGATAATATTAATATTTTTACTGATTTTAATAAGCCAATTGGAACTTTTGAAGTTTTGGTTTCAGATAGTAAATCATCTTATAATTTAAGTGTGGATATGAAACCTATTATTTTATCAAATATTTTAATTTATACGTTGTCAATATTATTAATACTTGTTATTATAATTCTTATAATGATAATTATTAAGAGAATACGAGGAAAAAAAAGAGTTAAAAGAATATTTTAG
- a CDS encoding ATP-binding protein, giving the protein MKIKKININNFGLINKKSINFENGINIVYCESDQIKFIIQNFIVCFLYGMDDERKAFKSVFRRKYSPFFIDKTKGELIVEINNIEYCIERTFGISKSNDTSIVKRMIDGEKIFNVDLDQPGKTFLDIGFEAFNRTMFLKNIDEFGTKDKNFKLMADVAKIKENFDNRFSFDRSIELINKAKCIIKDIKISENLGELYEKYSDLNEKLHRAVEIVNLNNIDYSKLDGLKKRKEVLLTKYSLIGDERKYFKYLDIKKNVNDILNVENEINKIKQDIKNVNDSIPKMNEKIIDNSIMEDIITKFSNYREGKKEILNVNKIDVDEESNAIKRFEYLNKQLDRYSDIKSNFLFYSERVKKIEMINKEIDNIKGNGRLSYLLKQYKIISRVKKNKQKDNDLKIYISIIIVSILITILAPLFKINISSVILISLIAFGLIGLSYVYMMFKDYKEIGDKDLHRKAGKFYELKDQISKLEKELYPYSYYKLRTDIKNIKNIENELDSLSYRFKSGDLSYTSVIKDFKKKEDEILEILANFGFDDIYIRDIENFIDNMKFKLNYKSNIEKDLESKSNELLKMLNGREKSDLINELSLFEQYSNVEVFKDKEDVEKEYNILKIELKEIDDDIKYLEDSLKSAESNKNRVSSINDEILNLRNTILYLENKIANIDTYRNRITDIYYEFIDTLSSEISNRVEYLIKYLTKDSISTSKKIYKYDRDNSSILLREKLGIEFLSGGMWDLIYFALRITIADFIYEYKGEIPLILDDLFLTYDSNRMKKALMILEKYSKDRQVILFTSTKREIDYLKGNAYIINV; this is encoded by the coding sequence ATGAAAATTAAGAAAATTAATATAAATAATTTTGGATTAATAAATAAAAAGAGTATAAATTTCGAAAATGGTATTAATATTGTTTATTGTGAAAGTGATCAAATTAAGTTTATTATCCAGAATTTTATAGTTTGTTTTTTATATGGAATGGATGATGAAAGAAAAGCATTTAAAAGTGTATTTAGACGTAAATATTCTCCGTTTTTTATAGATAAGACAAAAGGGGAACTGATTGTTGAGATAAATAATATTGAATATTGTATAGAGAGAACATTTGGGATTTCAAAATCAAATGATACTAGTATTGTTAAAAGAATGATTGATGGGGAAAAAATATTTAATGTTGATTTGGATCAACCTGGAAAGACATTTTTGGACATAGGATTTGAGGCTTTCAATAGAACTATGTTTTTGAAAAATATAGATGAATTTGGGACTAAAGATAAAAATTTTAAGCTGATGGCTGATGTGGCTAAAATTAAGGAAAATTTTGATAATAGATTTTCTTTTGATAGATCAATTGAGTTAATAAATAAGGCAAAGTGCATTATAAAAGATATAAAAATATCTGAAAATTTGGGTGAATTATATGAAAAGTATTCAGATTTAAATGAAAAGTTACATAGGGCAGTTGAGATAGTTAATCTTAATAATATAGATTATTCTAAATTGGATGGTTTAAAAAAGAGAAAGGAAGTATTGTTAACTAAATATTCATTAATTGGGGATGAACGTAAATACTTTAAATATCTTGATATCAAAAAAAATGTAAATGATATTTTAAATGTTGAAAATGAAATTAATAAAATTAAGCAAGATATTAAAAATGTAAATGATAGCATACCGAAGATGAATGAAAAAATTATAGATAATTCTATTATGGAGGATATCATAACTAAATTCTCTAATTATAGGGAGGGTAAAAAAGAGATTTTAAATGTAAATAAAATAGATGTTGATGAAGAATCCAATGCTATAAAAAGATTTGAGTATTTAAATAAACAACTTGATAGGTATTCAGATATTAAATCTAATTTTCTTTTTTACTCAGAGAGAGTCAAAAAAATTGAGATGATAAATAAGGAAATAGATAATATAAAGGGGAATGGTAGGCTTTCGTATTTGCTCAAACAATATAAGATAATTTCAAGGGTGAAAAAAAATAAGCAGAAGGATAATGACTTAAAGATATATATATCCATAATAATAGTATCAATTTTAATAACTATTTTAGCCCCTTTATTCAAAATTAATATTAGTAGTGTAATTTTAATTTCTCTTATTGCTTTTGGATTAATCGGATTGTCATATGTTTATATGATGTTTAAGGATTATAAGGAAATAGGGGATAAGGATTTACATAGAAAAGCTGGGAAATTTTATGAACTTAAAGATCAAATATCTAAATTAGAGAAGGAATTGTATCCATATTCTTACTATAAACTTAGAACTGATATTAAAAATATAAAGAATATAGAAAATGAATTGGATTCTTTAAGTTATAGATTTAAAAGTGGAGATTTATCTTATACATCTGTAATTAAAGATTTTAAGAAGAAGGAAGATGAGATTTTAGAAATACTAGCCAATTTTGGGTTTGATGATATTTATATTAGGGATATAGAAAATTTTATTGACAATATGAAATTTAAGTTGAATTATAAATCTAATATCGAGAAAGATTTAGAGAGTAAAAGTAATGAACTTTTAAAGATGCTAAATGGTAGAGAGAAAAGTGATTTAATAAATGAATTATCTTTATTTGAACAATACTCAAATGTGGAAGTTTTTAAGGATAAAGAAGATGTTGAGAAGGAGTATAATATTTTAAAAATTGAACTCAAAGAAATAGATGATGATATAAAATATTTAGAGGATAGTTTAAAGAGTGCTGAATCAAATAAAAATAGGGTAAGTAGTATAAATGATGAGATACTGAATCTTAGGAATACAATTCTTTATTTAGAAAATAAAATAGCTAATATAGATACGTACAGAAATAGGATTACTGATATTTATTATGAGTTTATAGATACATTATCATCAGAAATATCCAATAGAGTAGAATATTTAATTAAGTATTTAACAAAAGATTCTATAAGTACAAGTAAAAAAATTTATAAATATGATAGGGATAATAGTTCGATTTTGCTTAGGGAGAAACTTGGAATTGAATTTTTAAGTGGTGGAATGTGGGATCTTATATATTTTGCTTTGAGGATTACTATTGCTGATTTTATTTATGAATATAAAGGAGAAATTCCACTTATTTTAGATGATTTATTTTTAACATATGATTCTAATAGGATGAAGAAGGCTCTTATGATACTTGAAAAGTATTCAAAAGATAGACAAGTTATTTTATTTACATCAACTAAAAGGGAGATTGATTATCTTAAGGGAAATGCTTATATTATAAATGTTTAA
- a CDS encoding polysaccharide deacetylase family protein produces the protein MYKKIIMLCFGVCLLFNTNMVNVKCIDEGKYLKIIDDKVIYLTFDDGPSPNTNKILDILNKNNVKASFFVIGNQVEVHKDIVRRLERDGMCILPHTNCHNYMKIYNTADDYFIDLNSCIVKIKDVILKEPVNFIRFPGGVNNELLREDVLNEIKDRFLDNKYYFVEWNVYGLDAERIPKSSDTIYNSTISQLNNKSKAIVLLHDGYGNTNTIDSLERIILYAKQLGYKFMTLDNISEKDFDYFIKKSVINKGVR, from the coding sequence ATGTATAAAAAAATTATTATGTTATGTTTTGGTGTTTGCTTATTATTTAATACAAATATGGTTAATGTTAAGTGTATTGATGAAGGCAAATATTTAAAAATCATAGATGATAAAGTTATTTATTTGACCTTTGATGATGGACCAAGTCCAAATACAAATAAAATTTTGGATATATTAAATAAAAATAATGTTAAAGCGTCTTTTTTTGTAATTGGGAATCAAGTGGAAGTTCATAAAGATATTGTAAGAAGGTTAGAGAGAGATGGTATGTGTATTCTACCGCATACTAATTGTCATAATTATATGAAAATTTATAATACAGCAGATGATTATTTTATTGATTTAAATAGTTGTATAGTTAAAATAAAAGATGTTATTCTAAAAGAGCCTGTTAATTTTATTAGATTTCCGGGGGGTGTTAATAACGAACTATTAAGAGAAGATGTTTTAAATGAAATTAAGGATAGATTTTTGGATAATAAATATTATTTTGTTGAGTGGAATGTATATGGTTTAGATGCTGAGAGGATTCCTAAAAGTTCAGATACTATATATAATTCTACTATTAGTCAACTTAATAACAAGTCAAAAGCTATAGTTCTTTTACATGATGGATATGGTAATACAAACACTATTGACTCATTGGAGAGAATAATATTATATGCAAAACAACTTGGATATAAATTTATGACATTAGATAATATAAGTGAGAAAGATTTTGATTATTTTATTAAAAAATCTGTTATAAATAAAGGAGTAAGGTAA
- the tsaE gene encoding tRNA (adenosine(37)-N6)-threonylcarbamoyltransferase complex ATPase subunit type 1 TsaE — protein MKDILKINNINETINIGKLIGKNLNKSITIALDGDIGCGKTQLTKGIALGLNIKDNITSPTFNLINEYYDGTLPLYHFDVYRLNSIDELFLIGFDDYIKSDGVRIIEWASNVKEALPLDTNFINIFKLPSNNNERIIEFNFNNEYEDILTKILNDFKKEI, from the coding sequence ATGAAAGATATTTTAAAAATAAATAATATAAATGAAACAATTAATATAGGAAAATTAATTGGAAAAAATCTAAATAAAAGCATAACAATCGCACTAGACGGTGATATAGGGTGCGGTAAGACTCAACTAACAAAAGGTATTGCACTAGGACTCAATATTAAAGACAATATAACTAGTCCAACATTTAATTTAATAAATGAATATTATGATGGAACTCTCCCACTATATCATTTTGATGTTTATAGATTAAACTCAATAGATGAATTATTTCTAATTGGATTTGATGATTATATTAAATCAGATGGAGTCAGAATTATAGAATGGGCATCAAATGTGAAGGAAGCACTTCCATTAGATACAAATTTTATCAATATATTTAAACTTCCTTCAAATAATAATGAACGCATAATTGAATTCAACTTTAATAATGAATATGAGGATATTTTAACTAAAATTTTAAACGATTTTAAAAAGGAGATTTAA
- the tsaB gene encoding tRNA (adenosine(37)-N6)-threonylcarbamoyltransferase complex dimerization subunit type 1 TsaB has translation MILLTLDTNSDILSCCVTNNKKLLSEINIYNLKSHSINSIGIIDSVLKNSNLTINDIDGFILSKGPGSFTGLRIAFSIIKSFSFALKKPMISLSSLDSLCFRENFNGIVCSIINALRDEVYINSFTCRNEIIQNDFEGEIVHINNIKKYLKSKYNNLQNILFTGDGTLKFESHLKIIFPNSYINQKPISSYDYALLGFEKFKLNLFDDSFLCSPSYIRVSQAQEMLLTKNKSKND, from the coding sequence ATGATACTTCTAACTCTTGATACAAACTCTGATATATTAAGTTGTTGCGTCACAAATAACAAAAAACTCTTATCAGAGATAAATATATATAATTTAAAAAGTCATTCTATAAACTCTATAGGTATTATAGATTCTGTTTTAAAGAATTCAAACTTAACAATAAATGATATCGACGGATTCATATTATCTAAAGGTCCCGGAAGCTTTACAGGACTTAGAATAGCCTTCTCCATAATAAAATCATTTTCATTTGCCTTAAAAAAACCAATGATATCTTTATCTTCTCTAGACTCTTTGTGTTTTAGGGAAAATTTTAATGGAATTGTATGCAGCATAATAAACGCGTTAAGAGATGAAGTGTACATAAATTCGTTCACATGTAGAAATGAAATAATTCAAAATGATTTTGAAGGGGAAATTGTACATATAAACAATATCAAAAAATATTTGAAATCAAAGTACAATAATTTACAAAATATACTCTTTACAGGTGATGGAACTTTAAAATTTGAATCTCACTTAAAAATAATATTTCCAAATTCATATATAAACCAAAAACCTATCTCTTCATATGATTACGCACTTTTAGGATTCGAAAAATTTAAACTTAATTTGTTTGATGATTCGTTTCTTTGTTCCCCATCATATATAAGAGTTTCTCAAGCCCAAGAAATGCTTCTTACCAAAAACAAATCAAAAAATGATTGA